In Flammeovirgaceae bacterium 311, one DNA window encodes the following:
- a CDS encoding hypothetical protein (COG5405 ATP-dependent protease HslVU (ClpYQ), peptidase subunit), with translation MLLLSLFISVTATAQSPTENELLQDFTRYHNQTLQEKVFVHTDCSDYLAGETIWFKLYVVDGTHHKPLDFSRVAYLELLDGENKPVQQAKIALEESSGHGSFYLPLSLQSGNYKLRAYTAWMKNFSPDFYFEKAVTLVNTFTNPGIAGPLADSAALDVQFFPEGGELVHGIQSKVAFKAVDSNGKGVAFKGAIVKEEGDTVALIEPLKFGMGHFYMSPEAGVSYKAIVRYGSNNRTQSFTLPAARQQGYVLHLDDTGSEQLNITVRSTFPDQPIFLFVHTRQEAKLIGAGRLKGGQALLKLNKNSMGDGISHITLFNEQKQAVAERLYFRYPRHTLAIAAQTNELQYTPRQKVEMAIATTGDNNSAVKANLSMAVYRADSLTDTDEGSILSYLWLSSDLKGSIESPLYYFNQNGAAPEVKEAMDNLLLTQGWRRFRWQEILQQQRPVFSHIPEYEGHIVQAVVKDEKTDTPVEGATYYLSVPGKQAKSYASISNKKGQILFNTDKLYGLRNVVLQNNAASARAQYNIKIVSPYATDFSDNALPAFTLRDGFQEQLEHRHIQMQARNLYWREEKNRFLNPGQSNTSFYGAPDKTYLLDDFTRFPTMEEVMREFVYEVSVRKQNGKYVFKVVDPQVTDYFQEAPLVLLNGIPVFDVDKIISLNPLMVEKLEILTNKYISRGVGVYGGIISYTTYDGSLEGYEPEAGTLNLEYDGLQLQREFYSPRYDTEQQTSNRKPDFRKLLHWSPQIITDKNGESSISFYTSDLTGKFVVVVQGITAHGTAGFTTYTFEVKEGTL, from the coding sequence ATGCTCCTGCTTTCCCTGTTTATTTCTGTAACAGCTACTGCTCAGAGCCCAACAGAAAACGAACTGCTGCAGGATTTTACCCGCTATCATAACCAGACTTTACAGGAAAAGGTATTCGTGCATACCGATTGCTCAGATTATCTGGCCGGTGAAACAATCTGGTTTAAACTATATGTAGTAGACGGCACCCATCATAAGCCGCTGGACTTTAGCAGGGTTGCCTACCTGGAACTACTCGATGGGGAAAACAAACCGGTTCAGCAGGCTAAAATTGCTTTAGAAGAAAGTTCTGGCCATGGTTCGTTTTACCTGCCTTTAAGCCTGCAGTCGGGAAATTATAAACTAAGGGCTTATACAGCATGGATGAAAAACTTCAGCCCCGACTTTTACTTCGAAAAGGCAGTTACCCTGGTAAATACATTTACAAATCCTGGTATAGCCGGGCCCCTGGCAGATAGTGCTGCCCTTGATGTGCAGTTCTTCCCCGAAGGCGGAGAGCTGGTACATGGTATTCAGAGCAAAGTAGCTTTTAAGGCAGTAGATAGTAACGGAAAAGGGGTTGCCTTCAAAGGCGCTATTGTAAAAGAAGAAGGCGATACGGTAGCCCTGATTGAGCCCCTGAAATTTGGCATGGGCCATTTTTATATGAGCCCGGAAGCAGGGGTATCTTATAAGGCTATTGTGCGCTACGGCAGTAATAACAGAACCCAGTCATTTACCCTTCCCGCTGCACGCCAGCAGGGATACGTTTTGCATCTGGATGACACCGGCAGTGAGCAGCTCAACATTACCGTTCGCTCTACTTTTCCGGATCAACCCATTTTTTTGTTTGTACACACCCGGCAGGAAGCAAAACTGATCGGTGCCGGCAGGCTAAAGGGTGGACAGGCCCTGCTTAAATTAAACAAGAACAGTATGGGAGACGGCATTTCTCACATAACACTGTTCAATGAGCAAAAGCAGGCTGTAGCCGAACGACTTTACTTCAGGTACCCCCGGCATACCCTTGCTATTGCTGCCCAAACAAACGAACTGCAGTATACGCCCCGCCAAAAAGTAGAAATGGCCATTGCCACCACTGGCGATAATAATAGTGCAGTAAAGGCAAATTTATCGATGGCGGTATACCGTGCAGATTCCCTTACTGACACTGACGAAGGCAGCATTCTTAGCTATCTTTGGCTTAGCTCCGATTTAAAGGGATCCATAGAATCGCCTCTGTATTACTTTAACCAGAACGGGGCCGCGCCAGAAGTAAAAGAAGCAATGGATAACCTGTTGCTTACCCAGGGATGGCGAAGATTTCGCTGGCAGGAAATTCTGCAGCAGCAAAGGCCTGTGTTCAGCCATATTCCCGAGTACGAAGGGCACATCGTTCAGGCGGTAGTGAAGGATGAAAAAACAGACACTCCGGTAGAGGGTGCTACTTATTACCTTTCTGTTCCGGGCAAACAGGCAAAATCCTATGCCTCCATAAGTAATAAAAAAGGGCAGATCCTATTCAATACGGATAAGCTCTATGGACTAAGAAATGTAGTGCTGCAAAATAATGCTGCCAGTGCCCGGGCTCAGTACAATATAAAGATTGTTAGCCCGTATGCTACTGATTTCTCAGATAATGCGCTGCCTGCTTTTACCTTAAGAGACGGCTTTCAGGAGCAGTTAGAACATCGGCATATTCAGATGCAGGCCCGGAATCTTTACTGGCGGGAGGAGAAAAACCGTTTCTTGAATCCTGGCCAAAGCAATACATCTTTCTATGGTGCTCCTGATAAAACCTATCTACTTGATGACTTTACCCGCTTTCCCACCATGGAAGAAGTAATGCGGGAATTTGTGTATGAAGTAAGTGTAAGAAAGCAAAATGGCAAATATGTATTTAAAGTAGTTGATCCGCAGGTAACAGATTATTTTCAGGAAGCTCCCCTGGTATTGCTGAACGGGATACCTGTATTTGATGTAGATAAGATTATATCCTTAAACCCCCTGATGGTAGAGAAACTTGAAATTCTGACGAATAAGTATATTTCCAGGGGCGTAGGCGTATATGGAGGCATTATCAGCTACACCACCTACGATGGAAGCCTGGAAGGTTATGAACCAGAAGCAGGTACTCTAAACCTGGAATATGATGGGCTACAGCTTCAGCGCGAATTTTACAGCCCCAGATACGACACAGAGCAGCAAACCAGCAACAGAAAGCCCGATTTCAGAAAACTGCTCCACTGGTCTCCGCAAATTATTACAGATAAAAATGGCGAAAGCAGCATTAGCTTTTACACCTCAGACCTAACAGGAAAGTTTGTAGTGGTGGTGCAGGGAATTACCGCTCATGGCACTGCAGGCTTTACAACCTATACCTTTGAGGTAAAAGAAGGCACACTGTAA
- a CDS encoding TonB-dependent receptor plug (COG1629 Outer membrane receptor proteins, mostly Fe transport) has translation MRTYLKHIVLSLGISCMWLTAVVAQEAPMSVISANLKDARFQEFVQLVENQTAYRLYFDPVETDSLNITAVFNQTPLTDALEKVLSGSRLEYAINAKTKHIYITRDLKISTRLHPGFYPEQRQKEEITPREEFIVDYFEGRENTAGARKAKLYEIGRKTQTIVPGMARITGRVRNAKTGEQIVGATLLIEDPFIGTATDALGNYSLTIPKGRHTLKVRSVGMLNEELQIILYSDGKLDLDLQENVVQLKAVEIQAGQDANVTQAQMGLEKIKIETIRQVPTVMGEPDLLRVVLTLPGVKTVGEASTGFNVRGGAVDQNLILYSDATIYNPSHLFGFFSAFNSDVLEGVELYKSSIPAQYGGRLSSVLKITPRYGNKKKFEGKAGIGLLTSRVTIEAPIIKDKTSFILGGRTTYSNWLLRLLDNEDYKNSRGSFYDVNLNLTHELNENNNLYFTSYFSKDQFKLRTDTVYGYDTKMASLKWKKLFSDKLLGEFTGTMSQYKYQISSEANPVNAYDLSFNIDQLSGQAGFVYSLNAKHAFNFGLSSIHYSLRPGSFKPLGEQSLIAPDVLETEQALESALYLEDQFDISRKLSLHAGIRYSLFNYLGPRNVNTYAAGTPRSEESMLDTLSYGSGDLIQTYHGPEYRISARYLIAPGFSVKAGYNTLRQYIHMLSNTTAVSPTDIWKLSDPNIQPQFGEQFSLGLYKNFRGGVVETSVEGYYKNISNYLDYKGGAELIMNHAIEKDVVNTKGKAYGAEFMVKKLSGKLNGWFSYTYSRILLRLDDPIAGETINRGDWYPANYDKPHDLTLIGNYRFSHRVSLSLNCTYSTGRPITLPIARYRYGNSVRILYGDRNAHRVPDYFRTDLALNIEGNHKVRQLTHNSWTIGVYNLTGRENVYSTYFVSEKGAVNGYQLSIFGSAIPFVNYNIRF, from the coding sequence ATGAGAACCTATTTAAAGCATATTGTTCTTAGCCTTGGTATTTCCTGCATGTGGCTTACAGCAGTTGTGGCTCAGGAGGCCCCTATGTCAGTAATTTCTGCCAATCTTAAAGATGCCCGCTTCCAGGAATTTGTGCAGCTGGTGGAAAACCAGACTGCCTACCGTTTGTATTTCGATCCGGTTGAGACAGACAGCCTTAACATTACAGCCGTTTTCAACCAAACACCCCTTACTGATGCGCTGGAGAAGGTACTATCCGGATCCAGACTGGAATATGCCATCAATGCCAAAACAAAGCATATCTACATTACCAGGGATCTCAAAATAAGCACCCGGCTGCATCCGGGATTTTACCCTGAACAAAGGCAAAAAGAAGAGATTACGCCCAGGGAAGAGTTTATTGTTGATTATTTTGAAGGCAGAGAAAACACAGCCGGTGCAAGAAAAGCAAAACTTTATGAAATAGGCAGAAAAACCCAAACCATTGTACCAGGTATGGCTCGTATTACCGGCAGGGTGCGGAATGCCAAAACAGGTGAGCAGATAGTAGGGGCCACCCTGCTCATAGAAGATCCTTTTATAGGCACCGCTACCGATGCTTTAGGCAATTACTCACTCACCATCCCCAAAGGGCGCCATACCCTAAAGGTGAGGTCTGTAGGTATGCTGAATGAAGAACTGCAAATCATTCTTTATTCTGATGGAAAATTAGACCTTGATCTTCAGGAAAATGTAGTGCAGCTAAAGGCTGTAGAAATACAGGCCGGCCAGGATGCCAATGTTACCCAGGCCCAGATGGGTTTGGAAAAGATAAAAATAGAAACCATCAGGCAGGTACCTACCGTTATGGGAGAGCCTGATTTGCTGCGGGTGGTGCTTACCCTGCCTGGCGTAAAAACAGTAGGCGAAGCCAGCACTGGCTTTAACGTTCGGGGAGGCGCAGTAGACCAGAACCTGATCCTCTACAGCGATGCTACCATATACAACCCCTCCCACCTTTTCGGCTTTTTCTCTGCTTTCAATTCCGATGTGCTGGAGGGGGTAGAGCTTTATAAAAGCAGTATTCCGGCCCAATACGGCGGCCGTCTCTCTTCGGTACTGAAAATTACACCCCGCTACGGCAACAAAAAGAAGTTTGAAGGCAAAGCCGGCATAGGCCTGTTAACCAGCCGGGTCACCATAGAGGCTCCTATCATCAAAGATAAAACCTCCTTTATCCTGGGTGGCCGCACCACCTACTCCAACTGGCTGCTTCGCTTATTAGATAATGAAGACTATAAAAATAGCAGGGGTTCATTTTATGATGTAAACCTGAACCTCACCCACGAGCTTAATGAGAATAACAACCTTTACTTTACCAGTTACTTTAGCAAAGACCAGTTTAAGCTAAGAACCGATACTGTGTATGGCTACGATACCAAAATGGCTTCCCTGAAGTGGAAAAAGTTGTTTTCAGACAAATTACTGGGAGAATTTACCGGCACCATGAGCCAGTACAAGTACCAGATCTCCAGCGAAGCGAATCCGGTAAATGCCTACGACCTATCATTTAATATTGATCAGCTAAGCGGGCAGGCTGGCTTTGTTTACTCCTTAAATGCCAAACACGCATTTAACTTTGGCCTTAGCTCTATCCATTACTCACTTCGCCCCGGCTCTTTTAAACCACTTGGAGAGCAGTCGCTCATAGCGCCAGATGTTTTAGAAACAGAGCAGGCCCTGGAAAGTGCGCTGTACCTGGAGGATCAGTTCGATATTTCCAGAAAGCTAAGCCTGCATGCAGGCATCAGGTATTCTCTCTTCAATTACCTGGGTCCGCGTAACGTAAATACCTATGCAGCAGGTACACCAAGATCTGAAGAAAGCATGCTGGACACACTTTCTTACGGGAGTGGCGATCTGATCCAGACCTATCATGGCCCCGAGTACCGCATATCTGCCAGGTACCTTATTGCACCCGGCTTTTCCGTGAAGGCAGGCTACAATACCCTGCGCCAGTACATCCACATGCTCTCCAACACCACGGCGGTTTCTCCTACCGATATCTGGAAGCTTAGTGACCCCAACATACAGCCACAGTTTGGTGAACAGTTTTCCCTGGGCCTGTATAAGAACTTCAGGGGTGGTGTGGTAGAAACTTCTGTAGAAGGCTATTATAAGAACATCAGCAATTACCTGGATTACAAAGGCGGCGCAGAGCTGATCATGAACCACGCCATAGAAAAAGATGTGGTTAATACAAAAGGAAAAGCCTATGGGGCAGAGTTTATGGTGAAAAAGCTAAGCGGCAAGCTCAATGGCTGGTTTAGCTACACCTATTCCCGCATACTGCTACGCCTGGATGACCCAATAGCCGGTGAAACCATTAACAGAGGCGACTGGTACCCGGCAAATTATGATAAACCCCACGATTTAACCCTGATTGGTAACTACCGGTTTTCGCACCGGGTGAGTCTATCGCTTAACTGTACCTACAGCACCGGCCGGCCTATTACCCTGCCCATTGCCAGGTACCGCTATGGAAACTCGGTTAGAATACTGTATGGCGACAGAAATGCACACCGGGTTCCCGACTACTTCCGCACCGATCTTGCCCTGAATATTGAGGGCAATCATAAGGTAAGGCAGCTCACCCACAACTCCTGGACCATTGGGGTGTACAACCTAACCGGCAGAGAAAATGTCTACTCTACTTATTTTGTTTCGGAAAAAGGAGCTGTAAACGGCTACCAGCTTTCCATCTTTGGCAGCGCCATACCCTTTGTTAATTACAATATTAGATTCTGA
- a CDS encoding TonB-dependent receptor plug (COG4771 Outer membrane receptor for ferrienterochelin and colicins) — translation MKNLVQLTYLFLAIFCLSLTAAAQGSGTPSISANFNDVSFQQFVQEVESKSGYHFYYNTADTDSLVVSGKFENKPLSDVLAQALQNTGLEYAIDAETKHVYVTKGQKILTDLPPGFFRKIEETPDSKQKNEFVVDYYNGNGNRSWVKKDKIYEVGKRTQTIVPGNAKISGQVRNAQTGEQVIGATVLIEDPFIGAATDAFGNFSLTIPKGRHTLKIRSVGMVNEDMQIVLYSDGKLDIQLIENVTQLKAVEIQADRDVNVSQAQMGMEKINIRAIRQVPSVMGEPDVLRVVLTLPGVKTTGEASTGFNVRGGSVDQNLILFNDATVYNPSHLFGFFSAFNSDLLDGVELFKSSIPAQYGGRLSSVLKITPRYGNKKKFEGKAGIGLLTSRATIEGPLIKDKTSFILGGRTTYSNWLLKLLDNEEYQNSKASFHDVNLNLTHEINERSNLYFTGYFSKDQFKLRTDTLYGYDNKNATLKWKKIFSNKLLADFTGSYSQYSFGVKSENNPVNAYKLAFDINQLNGQAAFNYSLNASHTFSFGLSSVYYKLRPGSFLPVGEESQVVPEVLESEKAVESALYLEDQFDISKRLSLTAGIRYSLFNYLGPKSVITYADGLPRSEINMLDTISYGSGDLINTYHGPEYRLSARYMFTPSFSVKGGYNTLRQYIHMLSNTTAVSPTDIWKLSDPNIRPQFGEQFSLGLYKNFRNGVIETSLEGYYKNIQDYLDYKGGAELVMNPAIETEVINTEGKAYGAEFMVKKLSGKLNGWFSYTYSRTLLRMDDPNAGELINGGDWYPANYDKPHDLTLIGNYKFSHRFSISLNCTYSSGRPITLPIAKYSYAGSERVLYADRNSNRIPDYFRTDFAMNIEGNHYLKQLTHNSWTIGVYNLTGRRNVYSAYFVAEGGAIKGYRLSIFGSAIPFINYNIRF, via the coding sequence ATGAAAAATCTCGTGCAGCTTACTTATCTCTTCCTGGCTATCTTCTGCCTTTCCCTTACAGCTGCAGCACAGGGCAGCGGCACTCCATCCATTAGCGCAAATTTTAATGACGTAAGCTTTCAGCAGTTTGTTCAGGAGGTGGAAAGCAAAAGCGGGTATCATTTTTATTATAATACTGCAGATACAGACAGCCTTGTTGTAAGTGGCAAGTTCGAAAACAAACCTTTATCGGATGTGCTGGCGCAGGCCCTGCAAAATACCGGCCTGGAGTATGCCATCGATGCTGAAACCAAACATGTTTATGTTACTAAAGGACAAAAGATTTTAACTGATCTGCCGCCCGGCTTCTTCAGAAAGATAGAAGAAACTCCTGACAGCAAGCAAAAAAATGAGTTTGTAGTAGATTATTACAACGGCAACGGAAACAGGTCGTGGGTAAAAAAAGACAAGATCTATGAAGTTGGCAAACGTACCCAGACTATTGTACCGGGCAATGCCAAAATAAGCGGGCAGGTGCGCAATGCCCAAACCGGGGAGCAGGTAATTGGTGCCACCGTACTGATTGAAGATCCCTTTATCGGAGCAGCTACCGATGCCTTCGGCAACTTTTCGCTTACCATTCCCAAAGGGCGCCATACCCTTAAGATCAGGTCTGTTGGCATGGTAAACGAAGATATGCAGATTGTGCTGTATTCTGATGGCAAGCTGGATATTCAGCTGATTGAAAATGTTACCCAGCTGAAGGCTGTAGAAATACAGGCCGACCGGGACGTAAATGTGAGCCAGGCCCAGATGGGCATGGAAAAGATTAACATAAGGGCCATCAGGCAGGTGCCCAGTGTAATGGGCGAACCGGATGTGCTGCGGGTGGTGCTTACACTGCCAGGAGTAAAAACCACCGGCGAAGCCAGCACAGGTTTCAATGTACGCGGAGGCTCGGTAGATCAGAACCTGATCCTGTTTAACGATGCAACGGTGTATAACCCCTCACACCTCTTTGGCTTTTTCTCTGCCTTTAATTCTGATCTGCTGGATGGGGTAGAACTTTTCAAAAGCAGCATTCCCGCTCAATACGGCGGCCGTCTATCTTCTGTACTAAAGATTACGCCCCGCTACGGCAATAAAAAGAAATTTGAAGGCAAAGCCGGTATTGGTCTTTTAACCAGCCGGGCTACCATAGAAGGGCCCCTTATCAAGGACAAAACCTCCTTTATTCTGGGTGGCCGCACCACCTACTCTAACTGGCTGCTAAAGCTGCTCGATAATGAAGAATACCAAAACAGCAAGGCTTCTTTTCATGATGTAAACCTGAACCTGACTCACGAAATTAACGAAAGAAGCAACCTCTACTTTACCGGCTACTTCAGCAAAGACCAGTTTAAGCTTAGAACCGATACGCTCTACGGCTACGACAATAAAAACGCTACCCTGAAATGGAAGAAGATATTCTCCAATAAGCTCCTGGCCGATTTTACAGGCAGCTACAGCCAGTACAGCTTTGGCGTGAAGAGCGAAAACAACCCGGTTAATGCCTACAAACTTGCTTTCGATATTAACCAGCTCAACGGGCAGGCAGCCTTTAACTACTCCCTGAATGCCAGCCACACCTTTAGCTTTGGCCTCAGCTCGGTTTATTATAAGCTGCGCCCCGGATCGTTTCTGCCTGTTGGAGAAGAGTCGCAGGTAGTGCCCGAGGTACTGGAAAGCGAAAAGGCTGTGGAAAGTGCGCTGTACCTGGAGGATCAGTTCGATATTTCCAAAAGGCTTTCCTTAACTGCAGGCATCAGGTATTCTCTTTTTAATTACCTGGGTCCTAAAAGTGTAATCACCTATGCGGATGGGCTGCCCAGAAGCGAAATCAATATGCTGGATACTATCTCTTACGGGAGTGGAGACCTGATCAATACCTACCATGGCCCCGAGTACAGGCTATCTGCCAGGTATATGTTTACGCCCAGCTTTTCTGTGAAAGGTGGTTACAACACCCTGCGCCAGTACATCCACATGCTCTCCAACACCACGGCGGTTTCTCCTACCGATATCTGGAAGCTTAGCGATCCTAACATACGGCCACAGTTTGGCGAGCAGTTTTCGCTCGGGCTGTACAAAAACTTCCGCAATGGTGTAATAGAAACTTCACTGGAAGGTTACTACAAGAACATTCAGGACTACCTGGATTATAAAGGCGGTGCAGAGCTGGTGATGAACCCTGCCATAGAAACAGAGGTAATCAATACCGAAGGAAAGGCCTATGGGGCAGAGTTTATGGTGAAAAAATTAAGCGGTAAGCTCAATGGCTGGTTTAGCTACACCTACTCCCGCACCCTATTGCGCATGGACGATCCTAATGCCGGCGAGCTTATCAATGGCGGGGACTGGTATCCGGCCAATTACGATAAGCCCCACGACCTGACCCTGATTGGCAACTACAAATTTTCGCACCGCTTCAGCATTTCGCTTAACTGCACCTACAGCAGTGGCCGGCCCATTACCCTGCCCATTGCAAAATACTCCTACGCAGGTTCCGAGCGTGTACTTTACGCCGACAGGAACTCTAACAGAATACCGGATTATTTCCGCACCGACTTTGCCATGAACATTGAAGGCAATCACTACCTGAAACAGCTCACCCACAACTCCTGGACCATTGGGGTTTACAACCTCACGGGCCGGAGAAATGTGTATTCTGCTTACTTCGTTGCAGAGGGAGGCGCCATAAAGGGATACAGGCTCTCTATTTTTGGCAGCGCTATTCCATTTATCAATTACAACATCAGATTTTAA
- a CDS encoding peptidase m14 carboxypeptidase a (COG2866 Predicted carboxypeptidase), with protein sequence MQVAGIQNISISLAVSAPPIAFFPATAYLGSMLRFFFILLLMLPFSLQAQKLPTRFEHSEGTQTPTYAEAMDWWRALDKASDKISMHAAGPTDSGEPLHLVLYSPGGESSIGNIRKSGKPVLLINNAIHPGEPDGLDASMLLLRELAFNAQFRKEVGDVAIAVIPFYNIGGALNRNTHSRANQQGPEAYGFRGNARNLDLNRDFIKLDSRNARSFAELFLMLKPQLYVETHVSNGADYQYTMTLLPTQHNKLSGPLGAYLRQELEPKLYQQMEQLGSPMTPYVNVWGTVPDNGWVSFIDNPRYSSGFAALHNTIGMMTETHMLKPYDVRVKATYQFLLIAAKATARDGKKLQRLQQEQQGFFSRQTSIPLHWVSDTSQHTTLNFQGYEGSMQISEVSGLPRLHYDRTRPFEKPVKYYDTYRPEQPVQVPQFYVVPQGWWPVVERLKANGVAMKAVEEDTLVEAEVYRIADFKTYERPFEGHYLHHSIKAVPKKQQVKLRKGDFMVSTSQAARRFLVEVLEPAAPDSYFAWNFFDTILQQKEGFSDYVFEDVAAQLLREKPAWRKELEELKKQDNAFAQDAGAQLDWVYKRSPYYEEAHLRYPIYRIP encoded by the coding sequence GTGCAGGTAGCAGGCATACAAAATATATCAATCAGCCTGGCAGTATCTGCCCCTCCTATAGCATTCTTTCCCGCCACGGCTTATCTTGGCAGCATGCTTCGATTTTTCTTTATTTTACTCCTGATGCTCCCCTTTTCCCTGCAAGCACAAAAACTGCCCACACGCTTTGAGCATAGCGAGGGCACCCAAACCCCTACCTACGCCGAAGCCATGGACTGGTGGCGGGCGCTCGATAAAGCCTCCGACAAGATAAGCATGCACGCTGCCGGCCCTACCGATAGTGGGGAACCCCTGCACCTGGTACTCTACAGCCCCGGTGGCGAAAGCAGCATCGGGAACATCAGGAAAAGCGGAAAGCCAGTCCTGCTGATCAACAATGCCATTCACCCGGGAGAGCCCGATGGGCTCGATGCCTCCATGCTGCTGCTGCGGGAGCTGGCCTTCAATGCGCAATTCCGGAAAGAAGTGGGCGATGTGGCGATTGCCGTAATACCCTTTTACAACATTGGCGGCGCCTTAAACCGTAACACCCACAGCCGGGCCAACCAGCAGGGGCCCGAGGCCTATGGCTTTCGGGGCAATGCGCGTAACCTGGACCTGAACCGTGATTTTATTAAACTGGACAGCCGCAACGCACGTTCCTTTGCAGAACTTTTCCTGATGCTGAAACCACAGCTCTATGTAGAAACACATGTGAGCAATGGCGCCGACTACCAGTATACCATGACCCTGCTCCCCACCCAGCACAACAAGCTGAGCGGTCCGCTGGGAGCTTACCTCCGGCAGGAGCTGGAGCCAAAGCTGTATCAGCAAATGGAGCAGCTGGGCTCACCCATGACACCCTATGTAAATGTCTGGGGTACGGTGCCAGATAATGGTTGGGTCTCCTTCATTGACAACCCGCGCTACAGCAGTGGTTTTGCCGCCCTGCACAATACCATTGGTATGATGACGGAAACCCACATGCTAAAGCCTTACGATGTGCGGGTAAAAGCAACCTATCAGTTCTTGCTGATCGCCGCCAAAGCAACTGCCCGCGATGGCAAAAAGCTACAGCGGCTGCAGCAGGAACAACAGGGCTTTTTTAGCAGGCAAACCAGCATACCCCTCCACTGGGTATCGGATACCAGCCAACATACTACATTAAACTTTCAGGGCTATGAAGGCAGCATGCAAATCAGCGAAGTCAGCGGCCTGCCCCGCCTCCATTACGACCGCACCAGGCCATTTGAAAAGCCGGTAAAATACTACGACACTTACAGACCCGAACAGCCGGTGCAGGTGCCGCAGTTTTATGTAGTGCCGCAGGGCTGGTGGCCGGTTGTAGAGCGCCTGAAAGCCAATGGCGTTGCCATGAAAGCGGTAGAGGAAGATACCCTAGTGGAAGCTGAAGTTTACCGCATTGCTGATTTTAAAACCTACGAAAGACCTTTTGAAGGCCATTACCTGCACCATTCCATCAAGGCTGTGCCCAAAAAGCAGCAGGTAAAGCTGCGCAAGGGAGATTTTATGGTAAGCACCAGCCAGGCTGCCCGCCGTTTTCTTGTAGAAGTGCTGGAGCCTGCCGCCCCCGACAGCTACTTTGCCTGGAACTTCTTCGATACTATTCTGCAGCAAAAAGAAGGCTTTAGCGATTATGTTTTTGAAGATGTAGCGGCACAGCTGCTCAGAGAAAAACCTGCCTGGCGAAAAGAGCTGGAGGAGCTAAAAAAGCAGGATAATGCTTTTGCGCAGGATGCGGGCGCCCAGCTAGACTGGGTCTATAAGCGATCTCCTTATTACGAAGAGGCCCATTTACGCTACCCTATTTACCGGATTCCATAA